A region of Chloracidobacterium sp. DNA encodes the following proteins:
- a CDS encoding GNAT family N-acetyltransferase yields the protein MIETERLKLIPCTREHLEILLSSEAEFAEHLGVSLVENWLLFPESIPYSIKMIDDDPQALVWGMHLIVHTADNRLIGCGGYKGAPDAAGMVEFGYSVAPSYENQGLATEAARGLIDHAFADDDVNMVDAHTLAEWNASTKVLQKCGLTKIAEKHDPEDGDIWHWRLMRDGFQ from the coding sequence ATGATAGAAACCGAAAGACTCAAACTTATTCCATGCACCCGCGAGCATCTGGAAATTCTATTATCGAGCGAGGCCGAATTTGCCGAACATCTCGGTGTAAGCCTTGTGGAAAACTGGCTCCTTTTTCCTGAATCCATTCCCTATTCGATAAAGATGATAGACGACGACCCGCAAGCTTTGGTTTGGGGCATGCATCTTATCGTCCACACGGCCGACAATAGATTGATCGGCTGCGGCGGTTACAAAGGCGCTCCTGATGCCGCCGGCATGGTTGAATTTGGTTACAGCGTGGCACCAAGTTACGAAAATCAAGGTTTAGCAACTGAAGCCGCACGCGGCTTGATCGACCATGCTTTTGCGGACGATGACGTTAATATGGTTGACGCTCACACATTGGCTGAATGGAACGCCTCAACAAAAGTACTGCAAAAATGCGGACTTACAAAGATCGCCGAAAAACACGATCCAGAGGACGGCGACATCTGGCACTGGCGGTTAATGCGCGACGGGTTTCAATAA